A region from the Enoplosus armatus isolate fEnoArm2 chromosome 24, fEnoArm2.hap1, whole genome shotgun sequence genome encodes:
- the LOC139306998 gene encoding OX-2 membrane glycoprotein-like: MTFTCVFLSASTSRVSGYGNTTADYGGDAHYSCAVADATGVLQVTWQRLFKDESIENLATYSKRFGLQVNEPYRGKVIFTEASLSSSSITLTNVTWEDESCYICSFNVYPGGSKRKQTCLTVQGISEVKTDVQATTRAHEEENVEVVFGCSATGKPAPTIKWTSSHDATRLEPPKTITATNSDHTFTSSSNITLQVPPGWNGHMDCLLNNGVAGQRQERIPFSLQDEHGKKEEKVKGLSSSGIALVIIAVVFTFCVLVAVAMKRKRLKGNRRNGHV; encoded by the exons ATGACATTCACCTGTGTCTTCCTTTCAGCCTCCACGTCGCGGGTCAGCGGTTATGGAAATACAACAGCTGACTACGGTGGGGATGCGCACTACAGCTGCGCAGTAGCCGACGCGACAG GAGTGCTGCAGGTCACTTGGCAGCGGCTTTTCAAGGATGAGTCGATCGAGAATTTGGCAACATACAGCAAGCGGTTTGGACTGCAAGTGAATGAGCCCTACCGGGGGAAAGTGATCTTCACAGAGGCGTCTCTCAGCTCATCATCCATCACTCTCACAAATGTGACATGGGAAGATGAAAGCTGCTACATTTGCTCCTTCAATGTGTATCCTGGTGGCTCCAAAAGGAAGCAGACTTGCCTCACAGTGCAAG GAATATCTGAGGTGAAAACAGATGTGCAAGCAACCACTAGAGCACACGAGGAAGAAAACGTGGAggttgtgtttggctgctctgcCACGGGGAAACCAGCTCCAACCATAAAGTGGACCTCCTCACATGATGCCACCCGCTTAGAACCACCAAAGACTATTACAGCAACAAACAGTGACCACAcattcaccagcagcagcaacatcactCTGCAGGTACCTCCAGGCTGGAATGGACACATGGATTGTCTCCTGAATAATGGAGTGGCGggacaaagacaggagaggatCCCTTTTTCTTTGCAGGATGAGCatgggaagaaggaggagaagg TGAAAGGACTGTCGTCATCAGGGATTGCACTCGTAATTATTGCTGTAGTTTTTACCTTCTGCGTCCTGGTTGCTGTTGCAATGAAGAGAAAAAG GTTAAAGGGCAACAGAAGAAATGGACATGTTTAA
- the LOC139306999 gene encoding OX-2 membrane glycoprotein-like, whose amino-acid sequence MTPTVPKHICVTPECSLFIVAAQCACPAGLTALIETQRSVMAAVGEEARFSCQLLQSKDVLQVTWQKLLPEEEKTLATYNKYFGEKVNPVCRDKVKFEAAGLQNSSIVIMNVTEQDEGCYQCLFNTYPEGALTGTTCLTLYELHEPTLHVRGSDSPEEALVSCSATGRPAPTVTLSVLRRDVHFSNYSSVSVTNTDGTVAVTTTAVLPRPHGNSTQVGCAVRVLSGPQKDVVTMIREVKQSPADGSDEESGSEDDSQSEFMFK is encoded by the exons ATGACACCCACGGTGCCCAAG CACATCTGTGTGACTCCTGAATgttctttgtttattgttgccGCGCAATGCGCATGTCCTGCAGGTCTGACGGCTCTgatagagacacagaggagtGTGATGGCAGCAGTGGGAGAGGAGGCTCgtttcagctgtcagctgctgcAATCTAAAGATGTCCTGCAGGTCACATGGCAGAAACTTTTACCTGAAGAGGAGAAGACGCTCGCCACCTACAACAAATACTTTGGTGAAAAAGTGAATCCTGTCTGTAGAGATAAAGTGAAGTTTGAAGCTGCTGGACTGCAGAACAGCTCCATAGTTATCATGAACGTGACGGAGCAGGATGAAGGCTGCTATCAATGTTTGTTTAACACCTACCCTGAAGGTGCTCTCACAGGTACAACCTGCCTCACGCTCTATG AGCTGCATGAACCCACTCTACACGTCAGAGGATCGGACTCTCCTGAAGAGGCACTCGTGTCCTGCTCGGCCACAGGTCGACCTGCTCCCACAGTAACATTAAGTGTCCTGCGACGCGACGTCCACTTCTCTAACTACAGCTCTGTCAGTGTCACCAACACCGACGGTACAGTCGCTGTCACCACGACAGCTGTGCTGCCTCGTCCCCATGGCAACAGCACACAGGTTGGATGTGCAGTGCGAGTGCTCTCCGGTCCTCAGAAAGACGTGGTCACGATGATCCGTGAGGTCAAACAGTCACCTGCTGACG GTTCTGATGAAGAATCTGGATCTGAGGACGATAGTCAGAGTGAGTTCATGTTTAAATGA
- the LOC139307000 gene encoding OX-2 membrane glycoprotein-like: CPAGLTALIETQRSVMAAVGEEARFSCQLLQSKDVLQVTWQKLLPEEEKTLATYNKYFGEKVNPVCRDKVKFEAAGLQNSSIVIMNVTEQDEGCYQCLFNIYPVGALTGTTCLTLYELHEPTLHVRGSDSPEEALVSCSATGRPAPTVTLSVLRRDVHFSNYSSVSVNNTDGTVAVTTTAVLPRPHGNSTQVGCAVRVLSGPQKDVFMMIPEVKQPRADGSDEESGSEFMFK, encoded by the exons TGTCCTGCAGGTCTGACGGCTCTgatagagacacagaggagtGTGATGGCAGCAGTGGGAGAGGAGGCTCgtttcagctgtcagctgctgcAATCTAAAGATGTCCTGCAGGTCACATGGCAGAAACTTTTACCTGAAGAGGAGAAGACGCTCGCCACCTACAACAAATACTTTGGTGAAAAAGTGAATCCTGTCTGTAGAGATAAAGTGAAGTTTGAAGCTGCTGGACTGCAGAACAGCTCCATAGTTATCATGAACGTGACGGAGCAGGATGAAGGCTGCTATCAATGTTTGTTTAACATCTACCCTGTAGGTGCTCTCACAGGTACAACCTGCCTCACGCTCTATG AGCTGCATGAACCCACTCTACATGTCAGAGGATCGGACTCTCCTGAAGAGGCACTCGTGTCCTGCTCGGCCACAGGTCGACCTGCTCCCACAGTAACATTAAGTGTCCTGCGACGCGACGTCCACTTCTCTAACTACAGCTCTGTCAGTGTCAACAACACCGACGGTACAGTCGCTGTCACCACGACAGCTGTGCTGCCTCGTCCCCATGGCAACAGCACACAGGTTGGATGTGCAGTGCGAGTGCTCTCCGGTCCTCAGAAAGACGTGTTCATGATGATCCCTGAGGTCAAACAGCCTCGTGCTGACG GTTCTGATGAAGAATCTGGATCTGAGTTCATGTTTAAATGA
- the LOC139307001 gene encoding OX-2 membrane glycoprotein-like, with the protein MSPRALVHFFCALVFQKGLTALIETQRSVMAAVGEEARFSCQLLQSKDVLQVTWQKPLPKGKKNLATYNKYFGQTVNSDYRDKVEFEAAGLQNSSIVIMNVTEQDEGCYQCLFNTYPEGALTGTTCLTLYELHEPTLHVRGSDSPEEALVSCSATGRPAPTVTLSVLRRDVHFSNYSSVSVTNTDGTVAVTTTAVLPRPHGNSTQVGCAVRVLSGPQKDVFTMIPEVKQPRADGFHEESGSEDDSQTVLQVHNMATGGPLLTDGRGGEVVLRGGGAAGAQCSLKYEVRIIVLQFFITCSSGSLSSTGSWSVCGGPSSVGG; encoded by the exons ATGTCTCCCCGTGCCCTCGTGCACTTCTTCTGTGCGTTGGTGTTTCaaaaag GTCTGACGGCTCTgatagagacacagaggagtGTGATGGCAGCAGTGGGAGAGGAGGCTCgtttcagctgtcagctgctgcAATCTAAAGATGTCCTGCAGGTCACATGGCAGAAACCTTTACCTAAGGGGAAGAAGAATCTCGCCACCTACAACAAATACTTTGGTCAAACCGTGAATTCTGACTATAGAGATAAAGTGGAGTTTGAAGCTGCTGGACTGCAGAACAGCTCCATAGTTATCATGAACGTGACGGAGCAGGATGAAGGCTGCTATCAATGTTTGTTTAACACCTACCCTGAAGGTGCTCTCACAGGTACAACCTGCCTCACGCTCTATG AGCTGCATGAACCCACTCTACACGTCAGAGGATCGGACTCTCCTGAAGAGGCACTCGTGTCCTGCTCGGCCACAGGTCGACCTGCTCCCACAGTAACATTAAGTGTCCTGCGACGCGACGTCCACTTCTCTAACTACAGCTCTGTCAGTGTCACCAACACCGACGGTACAGTCGCTGTCACCACGACAGCTGTGCTGCCTCGTCCCCATGGCAACAGCACACAGGTTGGATGTGCAGTGCGAGTGCTCTCCGGTCCTCAGAAAGACGTGTTCACGATGATCCCTGAGGTCAAACAGCCTCGTGCTGACG GTTTTCATGAAGAATCTGGATCTGAGGACGATAGTCAGA CAGTGCTGCAGGTGCACAACATGGCCACTGGAGGTCCTCTGCTCACTGACggaagaggaggtgaggtggttttgaggggagggggggcagcagGAGCTCAGTGCAGTCTAAAGTATGAAGTTCGGATCATCGTGCTCCAGTTCTTCATCACCTGTAGCTCAGGGAGCCTCTCCAGCACCGGGAGCTGGTCTGTCTGTGGTGGACCTTCATCTGTCGGCGGGTGA